In Vibrio diazotrophicus, the following proteins share a genomic window:
- a CDS encoding pilus assembly protein PilP, whose product MKSKSCCWILICIGLMGCQANEDSLSDYIEQVTLQARKEIVPRQPIVPFEAFLYVNTNAREPFGLPREAVIQNQPKAKKDCWQPALRKQKDPLESFALSQLKFKGVMSNGKSTSALIQTPEGKLAYVAKGQYIGINHGKVYEVTKQYLLIKETLPDGLGCWNQRSIKLALK is encoded by the coding sequence ATGAAGAGTAAATCCTGTTGTTGGATCTTGATATGTATCGGATTGATGGGGTGTCAGGCGAATGAAGATTCACTTTCAGATTATATCGAGCAAGTCACGCTTCAAGCGCGAAAGGAGATCGTTCCACGGCAACCAATCGTACCTTTTGAAGCCTTTTTATACGTGAATACCAATGCAAGAGAGCCTTTCGGTCTTCCAAGAGAAGCGGTGATTCAAAATCAACCCAAGGCGAAAAAAGATTGTTGGCAACCTGCGCTGCGTAAGCAAAAGGATCCTTTAGAAAGCTTTGCGCTAAGCCAATTGAAGTTTAAAGGCGTAATGAGTAATGGCAAAAGTACGTCAGCACTGATTCAGACTCCAGAAGGAAAGCTGGCTTATGTAGCAAAGGGACAATACATCGGCATCAATCATGGAAAAGTGTATGAGGTCACCAAGCAATACTTGTTAATCAAAGAGACTTTGCCAGATGGCTTAGGGTGTTGGAATCAGCGCAGCATCAAGCTGGCTCTGAAGTAG
- a CDS encoding type 4a pilus biogenesis protein PilO: MGDFKNLELDEILDWPRLPQLVVLLLVVVLIQGAGYWFYLLPKQEHLSALIEEEQTLKSTIRIKAHKAATLPQLKAQLDELSERYDYLLQQLPEQKELASMLAAVNELGIKHQLSFNRMDWGEKEQQAFLYRLPLNLELTGEYHHIGQFSQAIAQLPRIIYFEHVDFQRASQDSQKLSVNVRAFTYQYQPDSLTSGGQQ; encoded by the coding sequence ATGGGTGATTTTAAAAACCTAGAGCTTGACGAAATATTGGATTGGCCACGATTGCCACAGCTCGTGGTGTTGCTACTTGTCGTGGTGCTGATTCAAGGTGCGGGATATTGGTTTTATCTTTTGCCCAAGCAAGAGCATTTGAGCGCGCTCATTGAAGAAGAACAAACGCTAAAGTCCACCATTCGAATTAAAGCGCATAAAGCTGCAACTCTGCCGCAACTCAAAGCTCAACTCGATGAACTCTCAGAACGTTATGACTATTTGTTACAGCAACTACCCGAGCAGAAAGAGCTGGCCAGTATGTTGGCGGCGGTGAATGAGTTGGGCATCAAACATCAACTGAGTTTCAATCGGATGGATTGGGGTGAAAAAGAACAACAAGCATTTTTATATCGCCTGCCTTTGAATCTTGAACTGACAGGTGAATATCACCATATTGGCCAGTTTTCACAAGCGATTGCACAGTTGCCAAGGATTATCTATTTCGAGCACGTAGACTTTCAGCGAGCCAGTCAAGACAGTCAGAAATTGAGCGTCAATGTACGAGCCTTTACCTATCAGTATCAGCCGGATTCGCTAACCTCAGGAGGTCAACAATGA
- the aroK gene encoding shikimate kinase AroK — protein sequence MAEKRNIFLVGPMGAGKSTIGRHLAQQLHMEFLDSDTVIEERTGADIAWVFDVEGEEGFRKREETVINDLTEQQGIVLATGGGSVLSKENRNRLSARGIVVYLETTIEKQLARTNRDKKRPLLQTDSPREVLESLADDRNPLYEEIADITVRTDDQSAKVVANQIVKMLEEH from the coding sequence ATGGCTGAGAAACGCAATATTTTTCTTGTCGGTCCTATGGGCGCCGGCAAAAGTACAATTGGTCGACACCTAGCTCAACAACTGCATATGGAGTTTTTAGACTCTGATACAGTGATCGAAGAGCGCACTGGTGCAGATATCGCATGGGTATTTGATGTTGAAGGTGAAGAAGGTTTCCGCAAGCGCGAAGAAACTGTGATTAACGATCTCACCGAACAGCAAGGTATCGTTTTAGCGACGGGTGGTGGCTCAGTATTGAGCAAAGAAAACCGTAACCGCCTATCTGCACGTGGTATTGTCGTATATTTAGAAACCACCATTGAAAAGCAACTTGCTCGCACAAACCGCGACAAAAAGCGTCCTTTGCTACAAACGGATAGCCCGCGAGAAGTTTTAGAAAGTCTCGCTGATGATCGTAACCCACTGTATGAAGAAATCGCGGATATTACCGTGCGTACAGATGATCAAAGTGCAAAAGTGGTAGCCAACCAGATCGTAAAAATGCTAGAAGAACATTAA
- the oxyR gene encoding DNA-binding transcriptional regulator OxyR, with translation MNIRDFEYLVSLAEHKHFRKAAEACFVSQPTLSGQIRKLEDELGTVLLERSSRRVLFTESGLQLVDQAKRILSEVKTFKDMASKQTGAMTGPMHIGFIPTLGPYLLPRIVPSLKEHFPELELFLHEAQTHQLVQQLEDGKLDCLVLAAVDETAQFKEIEVYDEPMSIAVPCDHPWAVRDEVDMLDLNGKTVLALGDGHCLRDQALGFCFAAGAKDDVRFKATSLETLRNMVAAGAGITLLPKLSLPKEKVKDGVCYIKAVNPEPSRRLVVAYRPGSPLRQRFETLAKLMKETLEAQA, from the coding sequence ATGAATATTCGGGACTTTGAATATTTGGTTTCGTTGGCTGAGCACAAGCATTTTCGTAAAGCAGCGGAAGCGTGTTTTGTCAGTCAGCCAACACTAAGTGGTCAGATTCGTAAATTAGAAGATGAACTGGGCACGGTTTTACTGGAACGAAGCAGTCGACGGGTACTTTTTACTGAGTCTGGTCTGCAATTGGTTGATCAGGCAAAACGCATCTTAAGTGAAGTAAAAACTTTCAAGGACATGGCGAGTAAGCAGACGGGCGCAATGACGGGGCCGATGCATATTGGCTTTATTCCGACTCTTGGTCCTTATTTGTTGCCTAGGATTGTGCCATCTCTGAAAGAGCATTTCCCTGAACTGGAGCTTTTTCTGCACGAAGCTCAAACTCACCAGCTTGTGCAGCAGTTGGAAGATGGTAAGTTGGACTGTTTAGTTCTGGCTGCAGTGGATGAAACCGCTCAGTTTAAAGAGATTGAAGTTTATGACGAACCAATGAGCATCGCTGTTCCATGTGATCATCCTTGGGCGGTTCGCGATGAAGTCGACATGTTAGACCTTAACGGTAAGACAGTGTTAGCGCTTGGTGATGGACACTGCCTGCGAGATCAGGCATTAGGTTTCTGTTTTGCAGCGGGCGCAAAAGATGATGTTCGCTTTAAAGCCACCAGTTTAGAAACGCTGCGCAATATGGTCGCCGCAGGAGCAGGAATTACCTTGCTGCCGAAGCTTTCTCTGCCTAAAGAAAAGGTCAAAGACGGTGTTTGCTATATAAAAGCGGTAAACCCTGAGCCTTCACGTCGGCTTGTGGTGGCCTACCGACCGGGTTCACCTTTGCGTCAGCGCTTTGAAACTCTAGCTAAGTTGATGAAAGAAACTTTAGAAGCTCAAGCCTGA
- a CDS encoding PilN domain-containing protein: MLHSINLLPWREAQKKAHRQQFIHISLLAVGLAVGMQWAAGWYIDDQVTQERDRVEFLNQHIAELDRQINSLKQVEKEYQDLMVRFDMVESLQKKRNKTTQFMDHIPRLIPEGVYVDQMSMNGHNIELRGISDSTARLATMLDLLENSSYISDVEMHSIVSGSHRFGKQFQSFQVSFSFHMEASDAAPLKEVTNG; the protein is encoded by the coding sequence ATGCTGCATAGCATTAACCTTCTTCCGTGGCGAGAGGCTCAAAAGAAAGCTCACAGGCAGCAATTTATTCATATCTCTTTACTGGCGGTTGGTCTCGCTGTCGGTATGCAATGGGCTGCGGGATGGTATATCGATGATCAAGTGACTCAAGAGAGAGATCGTGTTGAGTTTTTAAATCAGCACATCGCCGAACTGGATAGACAAATCAATTCACTCAAGCAAGTTGAAAAAGAGTATCAGGACCTGATGGTTCGTTTCGATATGGTTGAGTCACTGCAGAAAAAGCGTAACAAAACCACTCAGTTTATGGATCACATTCCCCGACTCATTCCAGAGGGTGTGTACGTAGACCAAATGAGCATGAATGGTCACAACATTGAGCTTCGGGGTATCAGTGACAGCACTGCACGACTTGCGACTATGTTGGATCTGTTGGAGAACTCTTCTTATATCTCGGATGTTGAAATGCATTCTATCGTGTCTGGCAGCCATCGGTTTGGCAAGCAATTTCAGAGCTTTCAAGTGTCGTTTTCGTTCCATATGGAAGCAAGTGACGCAGCACCTTTAAAGGAGGTGACGAATGGGTGA
- the pilM gene encoding type IV pilus assembly protein PilM: MVQSLVMGVDIGHHSIKAVVLKPAGSKYTLLGYKEIRIADDIFADNHALVYQKIVKKLKELKKGLPLFSRKVVIAIPDNTVISKVLQIDSELEPNEREFAIHQAFSHQSPYLMEEVSLDFIPVIKHPSPETKTSQNNIAAYQVYATKRDVVESRTVALEKAGFKPILAEVQTHALVQLWQLFSKTYARTDWLLVDVGHTQTTLCLDFANKAPFYKQISEGVSQVSTQSENEDSVVIKDNVNELVEKIAKQIQLFISVNGAASLTGIWLTGGGANIDAIQSALTEKVDLMCGVLDPFSVFHDKASKRYRSELPVAAFATAAGLAARGINWLEVEHAA, from the coding sequence ATGGTTCAATCATTAGTTATGGGTGTCGATATCGGCCACCATAGTATTAAAGCAGTGGTCCTAAAACCTGCAGGCAGTAAGTATACGCTGTTAGGTTATAAGGAAATACGAATTGCTGACGATATTTTCGCTGATAACCATGCCTTGGTTTATCAGAAAATTGTAAAGAAACTCAAAGAACTAAAAAAGGGTTTACCTTTATTTAGTCGAAAAGTTGTTATTGCCATCCCCGATAACACCGTAATTAGTAAAGTATTACAAATAGATAGTGAGCTTGAACCTAATGAACGCGAGTTCGCTATTCATCAAGCGTTTTCTCATCAATCTCCTTACCTGATGGAAGAGGTCAGTCTGGATTTTATTCCAGTCATAAAGCATCCATCGCCTGAAACAAAGACTAGCCAAAATAATATAGCAGCCTACCAAGTGTATGCCACTAAGCGAGACGTTGTAGAGAGCCGTACAGTGGCTTTGGAAAAAGCGGGTTTTAAGCCGATTCTGGCTGAAGTGCAAACCCATGCTTTAGTTCAGTTGTGGCAACTGTTCAGCAAAACTTATGCACGCACTGATTGGTTGCTGGTGGATGTCGGTCATACCCAAACCACCTTGTGCTTAGATTTTGCCAATAAAGCACCTTTTTATAAGCAGATTTCAGAAGGTGTTTCTCAGGTATCGACTCAATCAGAAAATGAAGATTCTGTAGTAATAAAAGACAACGTCAATGAGCTGGTGGAGAAGATCGCCAAGCAAATTCAGTTGTTCATATCGGTGAACGGTGCGGCAAGTCTTACCGGAATCTGGTTAACCGGTGGTGGGGCAAATATCGACGCGATACAAAGCGCGTTGACAGAGAAGGTCGATCTCATGTGCGGCGTGTTAGACCCATTTAGCGTATTCCATGACAAAGCGAGCAAGCGTTACCGTTCTGAATTGCCTGTAGCGGCTTTTGCCACAGCGGCAGGACTTGCCGCACGCGGCATCAATTGGTTGGAGGTTGAACATGCTGCATAG
- a CDS encoding DUF3624 domain-containing protein: MACNNCQQNWFWKKIGKCQRCMDQLTVLSVLCWVIWFFFFKQNPRSIESIALMIAGFAFNALLFLHLWMKFVILPWRKRQGKDD, translated from the coding sequence ATGGCTTGCAATAACTGCCAACAAAATTGGTTTTGGAAGAAGATAGGTAAATGCCAGCGCTGTATGGATCAGCTCACCGTTTTGTCCGTACTATGCTGGGTGATATGGTTTTTCTTCTTTAAGCAAAATCCACGCAGTATTGAATCTATCGCACTGATGATCGCAGGCTTTGCCTTTAACGCTTTGCTTTTTCTTCACTTATGGATGAAATTCGTCATTCTTCCTTGGCGAAAACGACAGGGGAAAGATGATTAA
- a CDS encoding penicillin-binding protein 1A, whose amino-acid sequence MKFIKRLIIFSLICTALGVSTIFGFYLYVKPELPDVATLRDVKLQTPMQVFSKDGKLIAQFGEKRRIPLKLEEMPKELIEAIIATEDSRFYDHYGFDPIGITRAAFAVVASGSASQGASTITQQLARNFFLSNEKKIMRKIKEIFIAIHIEQLLSKEEILELYLNKIYLGYRSYGVGAAAQSYFGKEVKDLSLGEIALIAGLPKAPSTMNPIYSLERATNRRNVVLARMLSEKYITQEQYEQARAEILPTNYHGAEIELNAPYVAEIARAWMIERYGEDAYTSGMNIYTTVDSKRQQAANLAAIHNLIAYDERHGYRGAEKELWKSGQAVWTEEQIVEHLKNEPTYGELSPAVVLSTEAKSATVWVKNQGEFTIDWNNMNWARRFVTDDRQGPLPTSTKEILTAGEQIWVRKVSEDESENPVWQLSQVPNANTAFVAMDPENGSIEALVGGFNFVHNKFNRATQSVRQVGSSIKPFIYAAAIDKGLTLATLINDAPINQWDESQGTAWRPKNSPPTYTGPTRVRIGLAQSKNVMAVRVLREVGLEDTRQYLTRFGFDIDQLPKSETIALGAGSLTPVKMAQGYSVFANGGYYVEPYYIQKVEGPYGELEFEAEPTIVCRQNCPKATNEFDEQDAETHIAKQVISEQTAFLVREMMYSNIWGGGNWAEKTGWNGTGWRAQALKRRDIGGKTGTTNDSKDAWYNGYAPGIVAIAWVGFDEHSRNLGKTIPNPNIEDDVAGAEAGAKTAQPAWIEFMSQALEGVAEQEKALPNNIVRVRIDRDTGLLTNKQDETSMFEYFLKGTEPKEYVQESLSGDIYSNSGGDELF is encoded by the coding sequence GTGAAGTTCATAAAGCGTTTAATAATTTTTTCATTGATTTGCACAGCTCTTGGAGTCAGTACAATTTTTGGTTTCTATTTATATGTAAAACCAGAGTTGCCTGATGTCGCTACTTTGCGTGACGTTAAGCTGCAAACGCCAATGCAAGTCTTTAGTAAAGATGGCAAGCTCATCGCTCAGTTCGGTGAGAAGCGTCGTATTCCTCTTAAACTGGAAGAGATGCCAAAAGAGCTGATTGAGGCGATCATTGCGACCGAAGACTCTCGTTTCTATGACCATTACGGTTTTGACCCAATTGGTATTACCCGCGCCGCATTTGCGGTTGTTGCATCAGGTAGTGCATCTCAAGGTGCAAGTACTATCACCCAACAGTTGGCTCGTAACTTCTTCTTGTCTAACGAGAAGAAAATTATGCGTAAAATCAAAGAGATTTTTATCGCAATCCATATTGAACAGCTGTTATCAAAAGAAGAAATTCTTGAGCTATATCTGAACAAAATCTACTTGGGCTACCGTTCATACGGTGTTGGGGCGGCCGCGCAGTCTTACTTCGGCAAAGAAGTAAAAGATTTAAGCTTAGGTGAAATCGCGCTTATCGCAGGTCTGCCAAAGGCACCATCAACGATGAACCCTATCTACTCTTTAGAGCGCGCAACCAACCGCCGTAATGTGGTTCTGGCTCGTATGCTTTCTGAAAAGTACATCACTCAAGAACAGTATGAACAAGCTCGTGCCGAGATTCTGCCAACCAACTATCACGGCGCAGAGATCGAACTTAACGCTCCTTATGTGGCAGAGATTGCACGTGCGTGGATGATTGAACGCTACGGCGAAGATGCTTATACCTCAGGTATGAATATTTACACCACGGTAGATTCTAAACGCCAACAGGCGGCGAACTTGGCCGCAATTCATAACCTGATTGCCTACGATGAACGCCACGGCTACCGTGGAGCAGAAAAAGAGTTGTGGAAATCTGGTCAAGCGGTTTGGACTGAAGAACAAATTGTTGAACATCTTAAAAACGAACCGACTTATGGTGAACTTTCTCCAGCGGTTGTTCTGAGCACTGAAGCAAAATCAGCGACAGTTTGGGTTAAGAACCAAGGTGAATTCACTATCGATTGGAATAACATGAACTGGGCTCGTCGCTTTGTTACTGACGATCGCCAAGGTCCTCTTCCAACCAGTACCAAAGAAATCCTAACAGCTGGTGAACAAATCTGGGTACGTAAAGTCTCTGAAGATGAGTCCGAAAATCCGGTTTGGCAGTTAAGCCAAGTTCCGAATGCCAACACGGCTTTTGTTGCTATGGATCCAGAAAACGGTTCGATAGAAGCGCTTGTCGGTGGTTTTAACTTTGTTCACAACAAGTTCAACCGCGCGACTCAATCGGTACGCCAAGTGGGTTCAAGTATTAAGCCGTTTATCTATGCCGCAGCTATAGATAAAGGATTAACACTGGCAACACTCATCAACGATGCGCCGATTAACCAATGGGACGAAAGCCAAGGCACAGCATGGCGTCCTAAGAACTCACCACCAACATACACAGGTCCAACGCGTGTACGTATCGGTTTGGCGCAATCTAAGAACGTAATGGCCGTTCGCGTATTGCGTGAAGTAGGCTTGGAAGATACTCGCCAATACCTAACTCGCTTTGGTTTTGATATCGACCAACTACCAAAATCTGAGACTATTGCGCTTGGTGCAGGCAGTTTAACGCCAGTAAAAATGGCGCAAGGTTATTCGGTATTTGCCAATGGTGGTTACTATGTTGAGCCATACTACATTCAAAAAGTAGAAGGCCCATACGGTGAATTAGAATTTGAAGCCGAGCCTACGATTGTTTGTCGTCAAAACTGTCCAAAAGCTACAAACGAGTTTGATGAGCAAGACGCTGAAACTCACATTGCTAAACAAGTTATCTCCGAACAAACTGCATTCCTTGTTCGCGAAATGATGTACAGCAACATTTGGGGTGGCGGTAACTGGGCTGAGAAAACAGGTTGGAACGGCACAGGTTGGCGTGCTCAAGCCCTTAAGCGCAGAGATATCGGCGGTAAAACAGGTACAACCAACGACTCTAAAGATGCTTGGTACAACGGTTATGCTCCGGGCATTGTTGCGATTGCTTGGGTAGGTTTTGATGAACACAGCCGAAACCTAGGTAAGACAATACCAAATCCAAATATCGAAGATGATGTGGCAGGCGCTGAAGCGGGTGCAAAAACGGCTCAACCAGCATGGATTGAGTTTATGAGCCAAGCACTTGAAGGTGTAGCAGAACAAGAGAAAGCTTTGCCAAACAACATTGTTCGCGTGCGTATTGACCGCGATACAGGCTTACTGACGAACAAACAGGATGAGACCTCAATGTTCGAGTATTTCTTGAAAGGTACGGAACCAAAAGAGTACGTTCAAGAAAGCCTATCTGGTGATATTTACTCAAATAGCGGTGGCGACGAGTTGTTCTAG
- a CDS encoding type IV pilus secretin PilQ, protein MNKWLQIGLLALRRVLVTTSLCLIAPVVLANGDNAIPNQLNNIDFKINADKAAVIIIELASASSVVDVSKNDKGLNVELINTQISDDKLFVLDVSDFATVVETIEVFRQQPNGLLEVKVKGDYQYDYQLNKNVLEVVIRKSEPQPKQEQKALLEQDNKPISFNFQDIPVRNVLQLIADYNGFNLVVSDSVTGNMTLRLDGVPWQKALNIILEARGLDKRIDGNVILVAPKSELDLREQQELEKARMEEALGDLQSDIIKISFAKASDIAEMINGEGTLSMLSERGSISIDERTNALLIRELPENISVIRDIVKSLDVPVKQVQIEARIVTVNEGDLEELGVRWGFTSTNGSHTSGGSIESNLFVSDLYESGGEGGDSGKGMVPLDDFLNVNLAATTAGASSIAFQIAKLGADTLLDLELSALQRESKAEIISSPRLITTNKKPAYIEQGTELPYLEASSSGATTVSFRKAVLSLMVTPQITPDNRLVLDLSVTQDRVGDVVKTGTGEAVAINTQRIGTQVLVNNGETVVLGGIFQHSLTSSVEKVPLLGDLPLLGALFRRSYEKMGKSELLIFVTPKVVIQ, encoded by the coding sequence ATGAATAAATGGCTTCAAATAGGGCTTCTAGCTCTCAGGCGTGTGTTGGTAACCACCAGTCTTTGTCTTATTGCACCTGTGGTACTAGCAAATGGCGATAATGCGATTCCAAACCAACTCAACAATATTGATTTCAAAATTAATGCAGATAAAGCGGCGGTCATCATCATTGAGCTAGCCTCTGCATCGTCAGTTGTGGATGTCTCAAAAAACGACAAAGGTTTAAATGTTGAGCTAATCAATACACAAATTTCAGACGATAAATTGTTTGTTCTGGATGTCTCTGATTTCGCTACTGTTGTAGAGACGATTGAAGTATTTCGTCAGCAACCAAATGGTCTTCTTGAGGTGAAAGTGAAAGGGGATTATCAATACGACTACCAGCTAAATAAGAATGTATTAGAGGTGGTGATCCGCAAGTCTGAGCCACAACCTAAACAAGAGCAGAAAGCTTTGTTAGAACAAGACAACAAGCCAATCTCGTTTAATTTTCAAGATATCCCGGTTCGCAATGTATTACAGCTCATTGCGGACTATAACGGCTTTAACCTCGTGGTTTCTGATTCGGTAACAGGCAATATGACACTGCGCTTGGATGGTGTGCCTTGGCAAAAAGCACTCAATATCATTCTTGAAGCGCGAGGTTTGGACAAACGAATTGATGGTAATGTCATTTTGGTGGCACCAAAGAGCGAGCTTGACTTGCGTGAGCAACAAGAACTTGAGAAGGCGCGAATGGAAGAAGCGTTGGGCGATTTACAGTCCGATATCATTAAAATTAGCTTTGCCAAAGCCTCAGATATCGCCGAGATGATTAATGGCGAAGGAACGCTAAGTATGCTTTCTGAAAGAGGTTCAATCAGTATTGACGAAAGAACTAATGCACTATTGATTCGTGAATTACCAGAGAATATTAGCGTGATTCGAGACATCGTAAAGTCTTTGGATGTGCCAGTGAAACAAGTTCAGATTGAAGCCCGAATCGTGACGGTCAATGAAGGTGACCTAGAAGAACTTGGGGTTCGCTGGGGATTCACGTCAACTAATGGCAGTCATACATCCGGAGGAAGTATTGAAAGTAATCTGTTTGTCTCGGATCTGTATGAATCTGGCGGTGAAGGAGGTGATAGCGGGAAAGGTATGGTTCCGCTAGACGATTTTCTGAATGTAAATTTAGCCGCGACTACTGCGGGCGCATCAAGCATTGCTTTCCAAATCGCTAAGTTGGGTGCAGATACACTGTTGGATTTGGAGCTTTCTGCGTTGCAAAGAGAGTCTAAAGCCGAAATTATTTCCAGCCCGAGACTGATCACTACCAATAAGAAGCCTGCATATATCGAGCAAGGTACGGAATTACCTTATTTAGAAGCCTCTTCCAGCGGTGCGACCACCGTTTCATTTCGTAAGGCGGTGTTGAGCTTAATGGTAACGCCACAAATAACACCCGATAACCGTTTGGTTCTCGACCTCAGTGTGACTCAAGACCGTGTAGGAGATGTCGTAAAAACAGGTACAGGTGAAGCGGTTGCGATTAATACTCAGAGAATCGGTACCCAAGTATTGGTCAACAATGGTGAAACAGTCGTATTGGGTGGTATTTTTCAGCACAGTCTAACCAGCTCGGTTGAGAAAGTGCCTTTATTAGGTGATCTTCCGCTATTAGGTGCTTTATTCCGTCGAAGCTACGAAAAAATGGGCAAAAGTGAACTACTAATATTCGTTACGCCTAAGGTGGTTATTCAATAA
- the argH gene encoding argininosuccinate lyase, whose translation MALWGGRFTQAADTRFKEFNDSLRFDYRLAEQDIVGSIAWSKALLSVNVLSEDEQQKLELALNELKLEVMEDPEQILRSDAEDIHSWVEQQLIGKVGDLGKKLHTGRSRNDQVATDLKLWCRQQGQQLLIALDRLQSKMVAVAREHQGTVLPGYTHLQRAQPVTFAHWCLAYVEMFERDYSRVSDAIKRLDTCPLGSGALAGTAYPMDREKLAHNLGFRRATRNSLDSVSDRDHVMELMSVASISMLHLSRLAEDMIFYNSGESGFIELADTVTSGSSLMPQKKNPDALELIRGKTGRVYGSLAGMMMTVKALPLAYNKDMQEDKEGLFDALDTWNDCMEMAALCFEGIKVNGERTLEAAKQGYANSTELADYLVAKGIPFREAHHIVGVTVVAAIAKGCALEELTLEELKAFSPVIEDDVYAILTIESCLEKRSALGGVAPHQVAYAVEQAESRLSKRDATSVKVRPARLTDIEALEGMVTYWANMGENLPRSRNEIVRDIGSFAVAEHNGEITGCASLYVYDSGLAEIRSLGVEAGWQGQGQGTAIVQYLVSKARQMAIKKVFVLTRTPEFFMKLDFIPTSKTLLPEKVLKDCEKCPRQHACDEVALEVNVSEQLITKMKVA comes from the coding sequence ATGGCATTATGGGGCGGAAGATTTACCCAGGCAGCAGATACGAGATTCAAAGAGTTTAATGATTCATTGCGCTTTGACTACCGATTGGCTGAGCAAGACATTGTGGGTTCTATTGCGTGGTCGAAAGCTCTTCTTTCTGTCAATGTTCTGAGTGAAGACGAACAGCAAAAACTTGAGTTGGCATTGAATGAACTCAAGCTTGAAGTGATGGAAGACCCTGAGCAGATTTTGCGTTCAGATGCTGAAGATATCCACTCATGGGTAGAGCAGCAGCTGATCGGTAAAGTTGGTGACTTAGGTAAAAAGCTTCATACTGGCCGTTCACGTAACGACCAAGTAGCGACTGACCTGAAACTTTGGTGCCGTCAGCAAGGTCAACAACTGCTTATCGCACTTGATCGTTTACAAAGCAAAATGGTTGCAGTAGCAAGAGAACATCAAGGCACCGTGCTTCCTGGTTATACCCACTTGCAACGTGCTCAGCCTGTGACTTTTGCTCACTGGTGTCTAGCTTATGTTGAGATGTTTGAGCGTGATTATTCACGTGTGAGTGATGCAATTAAGCGTCTTGATACTTGTCCGCTAGGCTCTGGTGCTCTTGCTGGTACAGCGTATCCAATGGATCGTGAAAAGCTGGCTCATAACCTTGGCTTCCGTCGCGCGACTCGTAACTCACTGGATTCCGTTTCAGACCGCGATCACGTGATGGAGTTAATGTCTGTTGCGTCTATCTCAATGCTGCACCTTTCTCGTCTGGCTGAAGATATGATTTTCTACAACTCAGGTGAGTCTGGTTTCATTGAGTTGGCGGATACTGTGACTTCAGGTTCATCACTGATGCCACAGAAGAAAAACCCAGATGCGCTTGAACTTATCCGTGGTAAAACTGGCCGTGTTTACGGTTCGTTAGCGGGCATGATGATGACGGTTAAAGCGCTACCTTTGGCATACAACAAAGATATGCAAGAAGACAAAGAAGGTCTGTTTGACGCTTTGGATACTTGGAACGATTGTATGGAAATGGCTGCGCTATGTTTTGAAGGCATCAAAGTGAACGGTGAACGTACATTGGAAGCGGCAAAACAAGGCTATGCAAACTCAACCGAGCTAGCGGATTACCTAGTAGCGAAAGGCATTCCATTCCGTGAAGCGCACCATATCGTGGGTGTCACTGTGGTTGCTGCCATTGCAAAAGGCTGCGCGTTGGAAGAGTTAACGCTAGAAGAGCTGAAAGCCTTCTCGCCAGTGATTGAAGACGATGTGTATGCGATTCTAACCATTGAGTCTTGTCTAGAGAAACGTAGTGCTCTGGGTGGCGTAGCGCCTCATCAGGTCGCTTATGCGGTCGAGCAAGCAGAGTCGCGTTTATCTAAACGAGATGCCACATCTGTTAAGGTGCGTCCTGCTCGTCTAACAGACATCGAAGCATTAGAGGGCATGGTAACTTACTGGGCGAATATGGGTGAAAACCTACCGCGTTCTCGTAATGAAATCGTGCGCGACATTGGTTCATTTGCTGTGGCGGAACATAATGGCGAAATCACAGGCTGTGCTTCTCTGTATGTCTATGACTCTGGTTTAGCTGAAATTCGTTCACTCGGCGTTGAAGCGGGCTGGCAAGGTCAAGGGCAAGGTACGGCGATTGTTCAATATCTAGTGAGTAAAGCGCGCCAAATGGCGATCAAGAAAGTATTCGTTCTGACTCGTACTCCTGAGTTCTTTATGAAGCTAGACTTTATTCCAACGTCAAAAACTTTATTGCCTGAGAAAGTTCTTAAAGATTGCGAGAAATGTCCTCGTCAGCATGCTTGTGATGAAGTTGCGCTTGAAGTGAATGTTTCAGAGCAGCTTATTACTAAGATGAAAGTTGCATAA